The Deltaproteobacteria bacterium genomic interval CGTCGCCGGTGAGCAATTCGGCGGTGGCCAGGCGCAAGATGTTGCGGTCGACGCGCGACATGCGGTCGAGCCGCCAGTTCTTCGACGCCCGCTGGATGTGGTCGTCGATGACCGCTCGATGGGCCGCGGTCGCCCGCACCAGCGACTCGGCGAACTCGCGCGCCGCGGCGTCCCCCTCGGCCCGTTCGAACGCCTCCCAAAACTCGGCGAGCGCCTCGTCGGCCGTCGCAGACGGGTTGAGGTCGAGGGCGTAGAGCACCTGCAGCGCGTAGCTGCGGGCCCGCCGACGCGCGCCGGGAGCCCCCATGCCGCTACTCGGCCGCCTCCAGGCGCCGCAGCAGGTTGGCGGTCTCGACGGCGGCCATCGCGGCCTCGGCCCCCTTGTTGCCGGCCTTCGCCCCGGCGCGGTCGATGGCCTGGTCGACCGTGTCGCACGTCAAAATGCCGAACGATACCGGGATCGGCGAGGTCGCGGCGACCTGCGCGATCCCCTTGGTCACGGACGACGCGACGTACTCGAAGTGGGGCGTGCCGCCGCGGATGACCGCGCCGAGACACACGGCTGCATCGTAGCGCCCCGCGTCGACCACGCGGCGCAATACCTGCGGGATCTCGAACGCGCCGGGCGTGCGGTACACCGCGATGTCCGCATCGGCGCAGCCGGTGCGCACGAGCGCATCGACCGCGCCGTCGACGAGGCGGTCGACGATGAACGCGTTGAAGCGCGACGCGACGATCGCGACCCGCAGTCCCGCGCTGGTGAGGTGTCCTTCGACCACGGTGGGCATCGGCCGCTAGCCTAACTCAGGTGCCGTCGCCGCGCACCGCTTGCAAGTGGCCGACCGGATGGGGGTCGACCGCGATCGGGACGCGCTCGACGATCTCGATGCCGAACCCCTCGAGCCCCGCGATGCGGCGGGGGTTGTTGCTCATCAACCGGATTTTTCGGCAGCCGAGATCGGCCAACACCTGCGCCCCGAGCCCGAAGTCGCGCAGCACCTCGCTCGGGCCGGCGCGGTGCGCGCGGGTCTCGGCCGGCTTGCGCAGTACGTGCCGCTCGAACGAATCGAGCAGACTCAGCCGCGGCTTGGGGTAGACGTACAAAAACACCCCGAGCCCCGCCTCGTCGATCGCGCGCAGGGCGCCGCGAAGCTGCGGCTCGTACGGCC includes:
- a CDS encoding bifunctional 3,4-dihydroxy-2-butanone-4-phosphate synthase/GTP cyclohydrolase II, producing the protein EGEPFQAYVYGTSVEDAEYLALVRGDVRAASRRGEAVLVRVQAADPVGDAFGVGPYEPQLRGALRAIDEAGLGVFLYVYPKPRLSLLDSFERHVLRKPAETRAHRAGPSEVLRDFGLGAQVLADLGCRKIRLMSNNPRRIAGLEGFGIEIVERVPIAVDPHPVGHLQAVRGDGT
- a CDS encoding 6,7-dimethyl-8-ribityllumazine synthase is translated as MPTVVEGHLTSAGLRVAIVASRFNAFIVDRLVDGAVDALVRTGCADADIAVYRTPGAFEIPQVLRRVVDAGRYDAAVCLGAVIRGGTPHFEYVASSVTKGIAQVAATSPIPVSFGILTCDTVDQAIDRAGAKAGNKGAEAAMAAVETANLLRRLEAAE
- the nusB gene encoding transcription antitermination factor NusB; protein product: MGAPGARRRARSYALQVLYALDLNPSATADEALAEFWEAFERAEGDAAAREFAESLVRATAAHRAVIDDHIQRASKNWRLDRMSRVDRNILRLATAELLTGDEVPVSVVINEAVELAKRFGAQESPAFVNGILDRIASAARG